The genomic window AAGATGTGCCAGCAAAACAAATTCATAGTGAAAATGGTGTTCAATCAAATATATTTTTAGATTATCCAACTCAGATTGTAAGTATTGAATTCTCTAGAAAAAGAGCAATTGAAGAGTTTAAAAGAGCAAATAATGAAAAATATTGATATTGCAATTGTAGGTTCTGGAATTGGTGGAAGTTTGATTGCTGCACTAAATAAAAACAAAGATATTGTTGTTTTTGAAAAAGACCATAATCTTGGAGGTTGTGCTTCAACTTTTAAAAGATTTGGACACTTTTTTAACACAGGTGCTACAACTTTTGTAGGATATGAGGATGGTCATATTATTAAAAATATTTTTGATAAAGTTGGTTTAAAGCCTGATATTTTACAAAGTAAAATTGCCATTAGAAATATCCAAGGAAATAAAAAAGTAGATAGAATTCAAAATTTTGAAGAGTTTTTAAGCCAATTAAATAGTGTTTATTATCACAAAAATAATAGAGCTTTTTGGACAAAAATAAAAGAGATTGATGAAAAGTTTTGGAAATTAAAACATATCTATTTTGCAAAATATTCTTTAAAAGCTTTTTTTAAATCTTCAATTTTTGTAGCTGAACTTTTAAAAGAGTTTAAAACAGATTTATTAATTAGTGCTCAAAAATTTATAAATGATACTTTGCCAAATATTAGTGATGAATATAGAGCTTTTATTGATTCACAGCTTTTAATCACACTTCAAACAACATCGAAAAATGCCACACTATTATCAATGAGTTTAGGATTAGCATATCCATTTCATAAGGTTTTTTATGTAAATGGTGGAATGGGAAAACTAATTGAAGATTTATTAAAAGATGTAAAAGTAAATAAAAATGAACAAGTAATTTCTGTTATAAAAAAAGAGAAACAATATCTTTTAAAAACCACAAAAGATGAATATTTATGTAATAAAGTAGTTTTAAACTCAACTATTTTTGATAGCTCAAAACTCTTTATAGATGAAAATATAAAATCATATTTTCAAGGTTTTAAATTTGGTGACCAAAGTGCTTTTGTTGTTTATGTGAAATTAGATATAAAAAAAGAATTTTTACACCACTATCAAATAGTTTTAAAAGAAAATATTCCAAACTGCATATCAAACTCTTTTTTTGTCTCTTTTAGTGATGTAAATGATGAAAAAATGTCAAAAAATGGACTAAGTCTCACAATATCAACCCACTCAAAAGCAATTTTCTGGGAAGCTTTAACAAAAGAGGAGTATGAAGAAAAAAAAGAGCAAACAAAAGAGTTTATTATTCAAGAGTTTTTGAAATATTTTGACACTATAAAAAAAGAAAATATCACATCAAATTTTGCAGCAACTTCAAAAACTTTTTACTCTTTTATAAATAGAACAAATTGTGGTGGAAAACCAATAAATATAAAATCAGCCTTTAGTTTGCCGAGTTGTAACACACCATTTGAGGGTTTATACAATGTTGGAGATACAGTTTTTGCAGGGCAAGGCTGGCCTGGGATTGCTGTTGGAGTTGATGTTTTAAATAAGGAATTAAATAAAATATAATTGACAAAATAAATATTAAGTATTATAATACTTAATATTTATAAATTATAAGGAGTATATCTTGAATAATGTTTTAA from Arcobacter venerupis includes these protein-coding regions:
- a CDS encoding phytoene desaturase family protein, which encodes MKNIDIAIVGSGIGGSLIAALNKNKDIVVFEKDHNLGGCASTFKRFGHFFNTGATTFVGYEDGHIIKNIFDKVGLKPDILQSKIAIRNIQGNKKVDRIQNFEEFLSQLNSVYYHKNNRAFWTKIKEIDEKFWKLKHIYFAKYSLKAFFKSSIFVAELLKEFKTDLLISAQKFINDTLPNISDEYRAFIDSQLLITLQTTSKNATLLSMSLGLAYPFHKVFYVNGGMGKLIEDLLKDVKVNKNEQVISVIKKEKQYLLKTTKDEYLCNKVVLNSTIFDSSKLFIDENIKSYFQGFKFGDQSAFVVYVKLDIKKEFLHHYQIVLKENIPNCISNSFFVSFSDVNDEKMSKNGLSLTISTHSKAIFWEALTKEEYEEKKEQTKEFIIQEFLKYFDTIKKENITSNFAATSKTFYSFINRTNCGGKPINIKSAFSLPSCNTPFEGLYNVGDTVFAGQGWPGIAVGVDVLNKELNKI